One genomic region from Ptychodera flava strain L36383 chromosome 5, AS_Pfla_20210202, whole genome shotgun sequence encodes:
- the LOC139134084 gene encoding proprotein convertase subtilisin/kexin type 9-like, producing MKSFLLLALFLMERMSVTVEGQRPESPISPIDEVNLNVLELTDSVDAIREDLRSFKKEILYKVESKCGDGTVGQQPVCVTRIGPLSGSRDDQPSEVSCLADEVMTGCSSYMPGAAHGTRDGERMRFTDDGQATCVAYNGAGGTGVRPYARCCKWQDMVCYYPEGNPSASNDDAISKSVCDHWFYGNPTLPTGCLVYTPWQCIDGARPASDFAQDMTSEQRPLTERACLGQNGGCRSVTSTAACCSAPNLECQVKYSEPSDRRESDQARVTCDRGWTLTGCNVFTYWKNTDGAFIADDDVCIAVGNSVVWAVATCCRSILPE from the exons ATGAAGTCCTTCCTATTACTTGCCTTGTTTCTGATGGAACGTATGTCAGTTACGGTTGAAGGTCAGAGGCCG GAAAGCCCTATCAGTCCTATAGATGAAGTAAACTTGAATGTCCTTGAACTCACAGACAGTGTTGATGCTATCCGAGAAGACCTTCGCTCTTTCAAGAAAG AAATCCTGTATAAGGTTGAATCAAAATGCGGAGACGGCACGGTTGGACAGCAGCCTGTCTGCGTCACTCGTATTGGTCCTCTCTCAGGGTCACGTGACGATCAACCATCGGAGGTTTCGTGCCTGGCGGACGAAGTCATGACGGGCTGTAGTTCGTACATGCCGGGGGCAGCACACGGCACCAGGGACGGAGAGCGAATGCGCTTCACCGATGATGGACAGGCAACATGCGTTGCATACAATGGCGCAGGAGGGACAG GAGTACGACCCTACGCTCGTTGTTGCAAATGGCAAGATATGGTTTGCTATTACCCAGAAGGAAACCCGTCTGCTAGCAACGATGATGCTATTTCAAAGAGTGTATGCGATCACTGGTTTTACGGCAATCCCACCTTACCTACAG GTTGTCTTGTCTACACACCCTGGCAGTGTATCGATGGAGCCCGTCCAGCGTCTGATTTTGCACAGGATATGACATCCGAACAACGACCACTGACTGAGAGGGCGTGCCTTGGTCAGAATGGAGGCTGTCGAA gtGTGACGTCGACTGCAGCCTGTTGCAGCGCCCCCAATTTAGAATGTCAAGTGAAGTACTCTGAACCAAGCGACCGACGAGAAAGTGACCAAGCGAGAGTTACTTGTGACCGTGGCTGGACCTTGACCGGATGTAACGTGTTCACCTATTGGAAGAATACTGATGGTGCCTTTATCGCAG ATGATGACGTGTGTATTGCCGTTGGTAACAGCGTCGTGTGGGCTGTCGCTACGTGTTGTCGCAGTATCCTTCCAGAATAG